A DNA window from Sphingopyxis macrogoltabida contains the following coding sequences:
- the pgmG gene encoding phosphoglucomutase/phosphomannomutase PgmG: MAHIFHPTMLREYDIRGVVGDTLSDKDAYAIGRSFATLIARAGGKRIAVGYDGRLSSPMLADALIAGINAAGIDALNVGLGPTPMLYYAASTEEVDGGIQITGSHNPPDYNGFKMVFQGRPFFGADIQKIGTMAAAGDWESGEGTSQGIDIVDAYVDRLVEGFAGGAFRIGWDSGNGAAGTVIEKLTARLPGEHHLLFTDIDGHFPNHHPDPTEEKNLADLRKLVAEKSLDFGVAFDGDGDRIGAIDGEGRVVWGDQLLQIYAAAVLREMPGATVIADVKASQALFDRIAGLGGTPLMWKTGHSLIKAKMKETGSPLAGEMSGHIFFADRYYGYDDAPYAAVRLIEAATVLGKSITALRGEMAPMVNTPELRFQVDEARKFAIVDEVLARLVAAGAKVDRTDGARVLTNDGWWLLRASNTQDVLVARAEAKDDAALARLLAAIDDQLAQSGIAREPQAGH; this comes from the coding sequence ATGGCCCACATCTTCCACCCGACGATGCTCCGCGAATATGACATCCGCGGCGTCGTCGGCGACACGCTGTCCGACAAAGACGCCTATGCGATCGGCCGCAGCTTCGCGACCTTGATCGCGCGCGCGGGCGGCAAGCGGATCGCGGTCGGGTACGACGGGCGGCTGTCGTCGCCGATGCTCGCAGATGCGCTGATCGCCGGGATCAACGCCGCGGGGATCGACGCGCTGAACGTCGGGTTGGGGCCGACGCCGATGCTCTATTATGCCGCGTCAACCGAGGAGGTGGATGGCGGTATACAGATAACCGGCAGCCATAATCCCCCCGACTATAACGGCTTCAAGATGGTGTTTCAGGGGCGTCCGTTCTTCGGCGCCGACATCCAGAAAATCGGCACGATGGCCGCCGCCGGCGACTGGGAGTCCGGCGAGGGCACGTCGCAAGGCATCGACATCGTCGACGCCTATGTCGACCGGCTGGTCGAGGGGTTCGCCGGCGGCGCCTTCCGCATCGGCTGGGACTCCGGCAACGGCGCCGCCGGCACCGTCATCGAAAAGCTCACCGCGCGCCTGCCGGGCGAGCATCACCTTCTGTTTACCGACATCGACGGCCATTTCCCGAACCACCATCCCGATCCCACCGAGGAGAAGAATCTGGCCGACCTGCGCAAGCTGGTCGCCGAGAAGAGCCTCGATTTCGGCGTCGCTTTCGATGGAGACGGCGACCGCATCGGCGCGATCGACGGTGAGGGCCGCGTGGTCTGGGGCGACCAGCTCCTGCAAATCTATGCCGCGGCGGTGCTGCGCGAGATGCCGGGCGCGACGGTGATCGCCGATGTGAAGGCCAGTCAGGCGCTGTTCGACCGTATCGCCGGCTTGGGCGGCACGCCGCTGATGTGGAAGACCGGGCACAGCCTGATCAAGGCGAAGATGAAGGAAACCGGCAGCCCGCTGGCGGGCGAGATGAGCGGGCATATCTTCTTCGCCGACCGCTATTACGGCTATGACGACGCACCGTACGCGGCGGTGCGGCTGATCGAGGCGGCGACGGTGCTCGGCAAGAGCATCACGGCGCTGCGCGGCGAAATGGCGCCGATGGTCAACACGCCCGAGCTGCGCTTTCAGGTCGACGAGGCGCGCAAATTCGCCATTGTGGACGAGGTTCTCGCCCGGCTTGTGGCCGCGGGAGCAAAGGTCGATCGCACCGACGGCGCGCGCGTGCTGACCAACGACGGCTGGTGGCTGCTCCGCGCGTCGAACACGCAGGACGTGCTCGTTGCGCGTGCCGAGGCAAAGGACGATGCCGCGCTCGCGCGGCTGCTCGCGGCGATCGACGACCAGCTTGCGCAGTCGGGGATCGCGCGCGAGCCGCAAGCCGGGCACTGA
- a CDS encoding division plane positioning ATPase MipZ: MTTQASPPAPHRIIFANEKGGTGKSTCAVHFAVALASQGWRVAGLDLDPRQRTFHRYLENREQTAKRRGIDLPTPHFEVFEGTTLDELDAQVARLSEGADYFIADTPGRDDVFARHLATSADTLVTPINDSFIDFDLIGQVDPETFQVVRPSFYSELIWDTRKARAKTDGRTIDWIILRNRLQHVDAHNMRRVGEALTQLSRRVGFRVIPGLGERVIYRELFPAGLTLLDKAHLGGMGIGHVVARQELREAMGGLNLPARERLHPDGDLFAAA; encoded by the coding sequence ATGACGACCCAAGCGTCGCCCCCCGCCCCGCATCGCATCATCTTTGCCAATGAAAAGGGCGGCACCGGCAAGTCGACCTGCGCCGTCCATTTCGCGGTCGCGCTGGCGAGTCAGGGCTGGCGGGTCGCCGGGCTCGACCTCGATCCGCGTCAGCGCACCTTTCACCGCTATCTGGAGAATCGCGAACAGACTGCGAAGCGCCGCGGCATCGACCTGCCGACCCCGCACTTCGAGGTGTTCGAGGGAACGACGCTCGACGAACTCGACGCGCAGGTCGCGCGATTGTCGGAAGGCGCCGACTATTTTATCGCCGACACGCCCGGCCGCGACGACGTCTTCGCGCGCCACCTCGCGACCAGCGCCGACACGCTGGTGACGCCGATCAACGACAGCTTCATCGACTTCGACCTGATCGGACAGGTCGATCCCGAAACTTTTCAGGTCGTCCGCCCCAGCTTTTACTCCGAACTGATCTGGGACACCCGCAAGGCGCGCGCGAAGACCGACGGGCGGACGATCGACTGGATCATCCTGCGCAACCGCCTCCAGCATGTCGACGCGCACAATATGCGCCGCGTCGGCGAGGCGCTGACCCAATTGTCGCGCCGCGTCGGCTTTCGCGTCATCCCGGGGCTCGGCGAGCGCGTCATCTATCGCGAGTTGTTTCCCGCCGGGCTGACACTGCTCGACAAGGCGCATCTCGGCGGCATGGGGATCGGCCATGTCGTCGCGCGGCAGGAATTGCGCGAGGCGATGGGCGGTTTGAACCTTCCGGCGCGCGAGCGCCTGCATCCCGACGGCGACCTGTTCGCCGCCGCCTGA
- the panC gene encoding pantoate--beta-alanine ligase, which yields MQIIRDIATLHRAVTALKQGRKSVALVPTMGALHAGHLSLVRMARRVADHVVVSIFVNPTQFGPNEDYAAYPRDEARDAALLVEEGVGLLWAPDVATMYPAGHGTHIEVAELGADYCGAARPGHFDGVATVVAKLFNQVRPDVAIFGEKDWQQLAIIRRMARDLDFALDILGAPIARDPDGLALSSRNAYLSKEQRGAAAAFPDALKTAAKAIAGGADVAASLAAAETAIVAGGFDSVDYVALADAASLERLTTFREPARLLAAARIGKTRLIDNYPVGG from the coding sequence GTGCAAATCATCCGTGATATCGCCACGCTTCATCGTGCCGTTACGGCACTGAAGCAGGGCAGAAAGAGCGTCGCGCTGGTGCCGACGATGGGCGCGCTGCATGCGGGGCATCTGTCGCTGGTCCGCATGGCGCGCCGCGTCGCCGACCATGTCGTCGTGTCGATCTTCGTCAATCCGACGCAGTTCGGGCCGAACGAGGATTATGCCGCCTATCCGCGCGACGAGGCGCGCGATGCCGCGCTGCTGGTCGAGGAGGGGGTCGGCCTGCTGTGGGCGCCCGACGTCGCCACCATGTACCCTGCCGGGCACGGCACGCATATCGAGGTCGCCGAACTGGGCGCCGATTATTGCGGCGCCGCGCGCCCCGGCCATTTCGATGGCGTCGCGACCGTTGTCGCCAAATTGTTCAATCAGGTGCGGCCCGACGTCGCGATCTTCGGCGAAAAGGACTGGCAGCAGCTCGCGATCATCCGCCGCATGGCGCGCGACCTCGATTTCGCGCTCGACATATTGGGCGCGCCGATCGCGCGCGATCCCGACGGGCTCGCGCTCTCGTCGCGCAACGCCTATCTGTCGAAGGAACAGCGCGGCGCGGCGGCCGCCTTTCCCGACGCGCTGAAGACCGCAGCCAAGGCGATCGCCGGCGGCGCCGATGTTGCCGCGAGCCTCGCCGCGGCCGAGACCGCAATCGTCGCGGGCGGCTTCGACAGCGTCGATTATGTCGCGCTCGCCGACGCCGCCAGCCTCGAACGGCTCACGACATTTCGCGAACCCGCCCGGCTCCTCGCCGCGGCGCGGATCGGCAAAACGCGGCTGATCGACAATTACCCGGTCGGGGGTTAA
- a CDS encoding SEL1-like repeat protein, protein MANSLKSAQYLIESRLLDAARGDANAYFDLGIAFSTGTGGVDVDLIQAHKWFNLAALGGNKEGQQCRADLSDEMSRDEIAEAQRQARAWLDETARRPAARRFAA, encoded by the coding sequence ATGGCAAACAGTCTGAAGTCTGCCCAGTATCTGATCGAAAGCCGGCTGCTCGACGCCGCCCGCGGCGACGCCAATGCCTATTTCGATCTCGGAATCGCTTTCTCGACCGGCACCGGCGGGGTCGATGTCGACCTCATCCAGGCGCATAAATGGTTCAACCTCGCAGCGCTCGGCGGCAACAAGGAAGGCCAGCAATGCCGCGCCGACCTGTCCGACGAAATGAGCCGCGACGAAATCGCCGAAGCGCAGCGCCAGGCGCGCGCCTGGCTCGACGAGACGGCCCGCCGTCCCGCCGCCCGCCGCTTCGCGGCCTAA
- a CDS encoding GNAT family N-acetyltransferase: MAEADPPARTISLGSGVAALDAAAWDALAGGRNPFVGHDFLSLLEESGSVGPGTGWQAAPLLVEDAVGALVAAAPAYLKSHSQGEYVFDQGWADAWARAGGDYYPKLQIAAPFTPVPGPRLLASDDGDAVLLIRAAEAVVRQNGLSSAHATFVAPEQMPLFEAAGWLVRRDIQFHFANAGYASFDDFLATLTSAKRKQLRKERARAVEGLRIEELTGDALRPEHWDAMWQFYQDTGARKWGHPYLTREAFDLMGARMADRIVLVLAYDDRQPVAGAMHFVGADTLYGRYWGCLVDIPYLHFELCYYRAIDMAIARGLSRVEAGAQGGHKLARGYGPVATWSAHFIADPGFRRAVADFLEQERRAEETEMEWLEGHMPFRRKD; encoded by the coding sequence GTGGCCGAAGCCGACCCGCCCGCCCGGACCATCTCGCTCGGCAGCGGCGTCGCCGCGCTCGACGCGGCGGCGTGGGACGCGCTGGCGGGCGGCCGCAATCCCTTCGTCGGGCATGATTTCCTGTCGCTGCTCGAAGAATCGGGCAGCGTCGGGCCGGGCACCGGCTGGCAGGCAGCGCCGCTGCTCGTCGAGGATGCGGTGGGGGCGCTGGTCGCCGCGGCGCCCGCCTATCTCAAGTCGCACAGCCAGGGCGAATATGTCTTCGATCAGGGCTGGGCCGACGCCTGGGCGCGCGCCGGCGGCGATTATTATCCGAAGCTGCAGATCGCGGCGCCGTTCACGCCGGTGCCCGGGCCGCGGCTGCTGGCGTCGGACGACGGCGACGCAGTGCTGCTGATCCGCGCCGCCGAGGCGGTGGTGCGGCAGAACGGGCTGTCGTCGGCGCACGCCACTTTCGTGGCGCCCGAACAGATGCCGCTGTTCGAGGCGGCGGGCTGGCTGGTCCGCCGCGACATCCAGTTTCATTTCGCCAATGCCGGCTATGCGAGCTTCGACGATTTTCTCGCGACGCTGACCTCGGCGAAGCGCAAGCAGCTTCGCAAGGAACGCGCCCGCGCGGTCGAAGGCCTGCGGATCGAGGAGCTCACCGGCGACGCGCTCCGCCCCGAACATTGGGACGCGATGTGGCAATTTTATCAGGACACCGGCGCGCGCAAATGGGGGCATCCTTACCTGACGCGCGAAGCGTTCGACCTGATGGGCGCGCGCATGGCCGACCGGATCGTCCTCGTCCTCGCTTATGACGATAGGCAGCCGGTGGCGGGGGCGATGCATTTCGTCGGCGCCGATACGCTGTACGGCCGCTACTGGGGCTGCCTCGTCGACATCCCCTATCTGCATTTCGAGCTATGCTATTACCGGGCGATCGACATGGCGATCGCGCGCGGCCTCAGCCGGGTCGAGGCGGGCGCGCAGGGCGGCCACAAGCTGGCGCGCGGTTACGGACCGGTCGCGACCTGGTCGGCGCATTTTATCGCCGACCCGGGATTTCGCCGCGCGGTCGCAGATTTCCTCGAACAGGAGCGCCGCGCCGAAGAAACGGAGATGGAATGGCTCGAAGGGCATATGCCCTTCAGGCGGAAGGATTAG
- a CDS encoding RidA family protein, which translates to MDIAAKLAELGLELPKPAAPVAAYVPAVELGGLLHISGQLPFRDGQVVTGRLGTDMDEATGYDAARRCALMLVAQIGRAVDGDWSRVEKIVKLGVYVNSDPAFTAQPKVANGASELMESLFGEAGRHARSAVGVAVLPLGAAVEVDAIVAVKSA; encoded by the coding sequence ATGGATATTGCCGCCAAGCTCGCCGAACTCGGCCTCGAACTCCCCAAGCCTGCGGCGCCGGTCGCCGCCTATGTGCCCGCCGTCGAGCTGGGCGGGCTGCTCCACATCAGCGGGCAATTGCCGTTCCGCGACGGACAGGTCGTGACCGGCCGGCTCGGCACCGACATGGACGAAGCGACGGGCTATGACGCCGCGCGCCGCTGCGCGCTGATGCTCGTCGCGCAGATCGGCCGCGCGGTCGACGGCGACTGGTCGCGGGTCGAAAAGATCGTGAAGCTGGGCGTCTATGTGAATAGCGACCCCGCCTTCACCGCGCAGCCGAAGGTCGCGAACGGCGCGTCGGAACTGATGGAATCTTTGTTCGGCGAAGCCGGCCGCCATGCGCGCAGCGCGGTCGGCGTCGCGGTGCTTCCGCTCGGCGCCGCGGTCGAGGTCGACGCGATCGTCGCGGTGAAGTCCGCTTAA
- a CDS encoding DUF3572 family protein has translation MQEADEALALQVLGWILTDEPRAERLLGMTGLTPAALRESLGQRATLAAILGFLTAHEPDLVACAGALDIEPEALAAAARRLEGDERTMA, from the coding sequence TTGCAGGAAGCCGATGAAGCGCTGGCGCTGCAGGTGCTGGGCTGGATCTTGACCGACGAACCGCGTGCCGAGCGGCTGCTCGGCATGACCGGGCTTACCCCGGCGGCGCTCCGCGAATCGCTCGGGCAGCGGGCGACGCTGGCGGCGATCCTCGGCTTTCTGACGGCGCACGAGCCCGACCTTGTCGCCTGCGCCGGCGCACTCGATATCGAACCCGAAGCGCTGGCTGCCGCCGCGCGCCGCCTGGAAGGCGATGAAAGGACAATGGCATGA
- a CDS encoding response regulator, with protein sequence MGKTILVVEDNELNLRLFCDLLNAHGYSAHPVRDGRDALAKAREISPDLIIMDIQLPHVSGLELIGQMKADLTLRAVPIMAVTAYAGKGDEDQIRAAGAEAYVSKPISVIKFIESVGAFA encoded by the coding sequence ATGGGCAAGACCATCCTGGTCGTCGAAGATAATGAGCTCAACCTCCGCCTCTTCTGCGACCTCCTGAATGCCCATGGCTATAGCGCCCACCCCGTGCGCGACGGCCGCGACGCGCTGGCGAAAGCGCGCGAGATTTCGCCCGACCTCATCATCATGGATATTCAGCTGCCGCATGTCAGCGGGCTCGAACTGATCGGCCAGATGAAGGCCGACCTGACGCTGCGCGCCGTCCCGATCATGGCGGTCACCGCCTATGCCGGCAAGGGCGACGAGGACCAGATCCGCGCCGCGGGCGCCGAGGCCTATGTCTCGAAGCCGATTTCGGTGATCAAGTTCATCGAAAGCGTCGGCGCCTTCGCCTGA
- a CDS encoding endonuclease/exonuclease/phosphatase family protein, translating into MIKVASYNMRKGIGLDRRRDPGRVLSVLGELDADIVALQEADRRFGTRASAIPPHMFAEHSDYVPVDLLDGRPYAIGWHGNALLVRKGAEVEESHALHLPTLEPRGAVAATVRLGDTRLRVVGMHLDISGLRRRQQARAILNHVAEGEELPTILMGDCNEWRASGGCLSDFGARHRLVDTGHSFHSRRPVAKLDRIFASPDLEAVEAGVHRSPLAARASDHLPIWARFAKAGR; encoded by the coding sequence ATGATCAAGGTCGCCAGTTACAATATGCGCAAGGGCATCGGGCTCGACCGCCGCCGCGATCCGGGGCGGGTGCTGTCGGTGCTCGGCGAGCTCGACGCCGACATCGTCGCGCTGCAGGAAGCCGACCGGCGTTTCGGCACCCGCGCGAGCGCGATCCCGCCGCACATGTTCGCCGAGCATAGCGATTATGTCCCGGTCGACCTGCTCGACGGCCGCCCCTATGCCATCGGCTGGCACGGCAATGCGCTGCTCGTCCGCAAGGGCGCCGAGGTCGAGGAGAGCCATGCCCTCCACCTGCCGACGCTCGAACCGCGCGGCGCCGTCGCGGCGACGGTCCGCCTCGGCGACACACGGCTGCGCGTCGTCGGCATGCACCTCGACATTTCGGGGCTGCGCCGCCGCCAGCAGGCGCGCGCGATCCTGAACCATGTCGCCGAGGGCGAGGAACTGCCAACGATTCTGATGGGCGATTGCAACGAATGGCGCGCGTCGGGCGGCTGCCTGAGCGATTTCGGCGCCCGGCACCGGCTGGTCGATACCGGGCACAGCTTTCACAGCCGCCGCCCGGTGGCGAAACTCGACCGCATCTTCGCCTCGCCCGATCTCGAGGCGGTCGAGGCCGGGGTTCACCGCAGCCCGCTCGCGGCGCGGGCGTCGGACCATCTGCCGATCTGGGCGCGCTTCGCCAAGGCTGGCCGATAA
- a CDS encoding putative signal transducing protein: protein MALVELIRLPNGAEAELLRGRLESAGVHAVCFDAGMNIAESVGLLIPVRLMVLDEDLDEAKALLAEFDAR from the coding sequence ATGGCGCTCGTCGAGCTGATCCGCCTGCCGAACGGTGCCGAGGCCGAATTGCTGCGCGGCCGCCTCGAAAGCGCCGGGGTGCATGCCGTGTGTTTCGACGCGGGGATGAACATCGCCGAAAGCGTCGGGCTGCTCATCCCGGTGCGGCTGATGGTACTCGACGAGGATCTGGACGAAGCAAAGGCGTTGCTCGCCGAGTTCGACGCGCGATGA
- a CDS encoding pyridoxamine 5'-phosphate oxidase family protein — translation MAEFTETLTDKHIAFIAKQPVFFTATAAAEGRINLSPKGYADTFRTLSETQVAYLDFGGSGNETHAHLAADGRITIMFCAFDRSALILRIYGRGRAVLPQDADWAAVAAHFTLLPGTRQIFVIDVTSVQTSCGWGVPMMELSHERDTLQKYHRQADPVLWVEKFKERDRSIDGLPTRPTDRFITGDPA, via the coding sequence ATGGCCGAATTCACCGAGACGCTGACCGACAAGCATATCGCTTTCATCGCGAAACAGCCGGTCTTCTTCACCGCGACTGCCGCGGCCGAGGGGCGGATCAACCTGTCGCCCAAGGGCTATGCCGATACCTTTCGCACCCTGTCCGAAACGCAGGTCGCCTATCTCGACTTCGGCGGATCGGGCAACGAAACGCACGCGCATCTTGCCGCGGACGGGCGGATCACGATCATGTTCTGCGCCTTCGACCGCAGCGCGCTGATCCTGCGCATCTATGGCCGCGGGCGCGCGGTGTTGCCGCAGGATGCCGATTGGGCGGCGGTCGCGGCACATTTCACGCTGCTCCCCGGCACCCGCCAGATCTTTGTCATCGATGTGACAAGCGTTCAGACAAGCTGCGGCTGGGGCGTGCCGATGATGGAACTCAGCCACGAACGCGACACGCTGCAGAAATATCACCGGCAGGCCGACCCGGTGTTGTGGGTCGAAAAGTTCAAGGAACGCGACCGCAGCATCGACGGGCTGCCGACGCGGCCGACCGATCGCTTCATCACTGGCGATCCCGCCTGA
- a CDS encoding DUF924 family protein, with protein MPHENIAPPADWARQLLAFWFDAHGMDDWFGGGPGFDAELGALVQDWRAALRSLPAASFLTDPETALAAILLFDQVPRNLHRGDAQAFATDSLAVAIARGVVERGWDRDWNDDRRVFAYLPFEHSEDIADQRESLRLMAQLADPSFLEYAQKHFDIVDRFGRFPHRNAALGRASRPGEEAAIEEGKNW; from the coding sequence TTGCCTCACGAAAATATCGCTCCCCCCGCCGACTGGGCGCGGCAATTGCTCGCCTTCTGGTTTGATGCGCACGGCATGGACGACTGGTTCGGCGGCGGCCCCGGTTTCGATGCCGAACTGGGCGCGCTGGTACAGGACTGGCGCGCTGCGCTGCGCTCGCTGCCCGCCGCGAGTTTCCTGACCGACCCCGAGACCGCGCTCGCGGCGATCCTGCTGTTCGATCAGGTGCCGCGCAACCTGCACCGCGGCGACGCCCAAGCCTTTGCCACCGACAGCCTCGCCGTCGCGATCGCGCGCGGGGTCGTCGAACGCGGCTGGGACCGCGACTGGAACGACGACCGCCGCGTCTTCGCCTATCTGCCCTTCGAACATAGCGAGGATATCGCCGACCAGCGCGAATCGCTGCGCCTCATGGCGCAGCTCGCCGATCCCTCTTTCCTCGAATATGCACAGAAGCATTTCGATATCGTCGACCGCTTCGGCCGCTTCCCGCACCGCAACGCCGCGCTCGGCCGCGCGTCGCGCCCCGGCGAGGAAGCCGCGATAGAAGAGGGCAAGAATTGGTGA
- the tldD gene encoding metalloprotease TldD, translating into MTSPTDPRRFLYRADALDPDLAQKLAREALAKADDGELYLQYRATESFGFDDGRLKTADYSTDAGFGLRAVSGEMTGFAHASDVSAGAIRRAAETLALLDPATQAPAGPPPRTNRHLYDEANPLDLIPFAKKVELCQQVDAAARARDPRVVQVSVALAGSWSVVEIVRADGFLATDIRPLVRLNVSIVVEENGRRESGYFGLGGRYMYDHLFEEAQWNRAIDEALAQALVNLRAVDAPAGEFTVLLGPGWPGVLLHEAVGHGLEGDFNRKGTSAFSGRIGERVAAPGVTVVDDGAMESPVGGGRRGSLSIDDEGTPTGETVLIEDGILKGYMQDRLNARLMGVEPTGNGRRESFAHAPMPRMTNTFMRGGNDDPAELLSRVKNGIFAKSFGGGQVDIVSGKFVFSCTEAYKIENGKLGDSIKGATLIGDGPSVLTKVTGIGNDMAIDEGIGICGKGGQSVPAGVGQPTLLVSGLTVGGTA; encoded by the coding sequence ATGACAAGCCCCACCGACCCCCGCCGCTTTCTCTACCGCGCCGACGCGCTCGACCCCGATCTGGCGCAGAAGCTGGCGCGCGAGGCGCTCGCCAAAGCCGACGACGGCGAGCTTTACTTGCAATATCGCGCCACCGAGAGCTTCGGTTTCGACGACGGGCGGCTGAAGACCGCCGATTATTCGACCGATGCCGGTTTCGGCCTGCGCGCCGTGTCGGGCGAGATGACGGGCTTTGCGCACGCGAGCGACGTCAGTGCCGGCGCGATTCGCCGCGCCGCCGAGACGCTCGCCCTGCTCGACCCGGCGACGCAGGCCCCCGCCGGGCCGCCGCCGCGCACCAACCGCCATCTTTATGACGAGGCGAACCCGCTCGACCTCATCCCCTTCGCGAAGAAGGTCGAGCTGTGCCAGCAGGTCGATGCCGCCGCACGGGCGCGCGATCCGCGCGTCGTGCAGGTCTCGGTCGCGCTCGCCGGGAGCTGGTCGGTGGTCGAGATCGTCCGCGCCGACGGTTTCCTCGCGACCGACATCCGCCCCCTCGTCCGCCTCAACGTCTCGATCGTCGTCGAGGAGAACGGGCGGCGCGAGAGCGGCTATTTCGGGCTCGGCGGCCGGTACATGTACGATCATCTGTTCGAGGAAGCGCAGTGGAACCGCGCCATCGACGAGGCGCTGGCGCAGGCGCTCGTCAACCTTCGCGCGGTCGACGCCCCCGCGGGCGAATTCACCGTACTGCTCGGCCCCGGCTGGCCCGGCGTGCTGCTCCACGAGGCGGTCGGCCACGGGCTCGAAGGCGATTTCAACCGCAAGGGCACCAGCGCTTTTTCGGGCCGCATCGGCGAGCGCGTGGCGGCGCCCGGCGTGACGGTCGTCGACGACGGCGCGATGGAAAGCCCGGTCGGCGGCGGCCGCCGCGGCTCGCTCAGCATCGACGACGAAGGCACGCCGACCGGCGAGACGGTGCTGATCGAGGACGGCATTTTGAAGGGCTATATGCAGGACCGCCTCAACGCGCGCCTGATGGGCGTCGAGCCGACCGGCAACGGACGCCGCGAAAGCTTCGCGCACGCGCCGATGCCGCGGATGACCAACACCTTCATGCGCGGCGGCAACGACGATCCCGCCGAACTGCTGAGCCGGGTCAAGAACGGCATTTTCGCCAAGAGCTTCGGCGGCGGACAGGTCGATATCGTGTCGGGCAAGTTCGTCTTTTCCTGCACCGAGGCGTACAAGATCGAGAATGGCAAGCTGGGCGACTCGATCAAGGGGGCGACCCTGATCGGCGACGGGCCGAGCGTGCTGACCAAGGTCACCGGCATCGGCAACGACATGGCAATCGACGAGGGCATCGGCATTTGCGGCAAAGGCGGCCAGAGCGTCCCCGCCGGGGTCGGCCAGCCGACGCTGCTGGTCAGCGGGCTGACGGTGGGCGGGACGGCCTGA
- a CDS encoding DUF4402 domain-containing protein — protein MGIRGTRNCRGAARALTIGMAAAGAALCVPASAADTSVTANAAIVRPNTLIKTDDLDFGTLVSGATGGTVTVNALTGARTTSGGVSPVGNDAQRAVFQGTGGILLITVSGSTSVTLARAGGGAPTMTASLVRAASTSGGGIALLGSTLLPSGVQTYYIGGTLTVPANQPDGDYSGTFTLTVNYL, from the coding sequence GTGGGGATTCGAGGGACCAGAAACTGTCGGGGCGCCGCGCGCGCCCTGACCATCGGCATGGCGGCGGCGGGTGCCGCGCTGTGCGTGCCGGCCAGCGCGGCCGATACCAGTGTCACCGCCAATGCGGCGATCGTCCGCCCGAACACGCTGATCAAGACCGACGATCTCGATTTCGGGACGCTGGTCAGCGGCGCGACGGGCGGCACGGTTACCGTCAATGCCCTGACCGGCGCGCGCACGACGAGCGGCGGCGTGTCGCCGGTCGGCAACGACGCGCAGCGCGCGGTCTTTCAGGGCACCGGCGGCATCCTGCTGATCACCGTTTCGGGCAGCACGTCGGTGACGCTGGCGCGCGCCGGCGGCGGCGCGCCGACGATGACCGCCAGCCTCGTCCGCGCCGCGAGCACCAGCGGCGGCGGCATCGCGCTGCTCGGCTCGACGCTGCTGCCGAGCGGGGTGCAGACCTATTATATCGGCGGCACGCTGACCGTTCCGGCGAACCAGCCCGACGGCGATTACAGCGGGACGTTCACGCTGACCGTAAACTATCTCTAG
- a CDS encoding zinc-finger domain-containing protein, whose amino-acid sequence MSNAAPAPETIRTPKTRIACDGTGDGLADAALGHPRVWLEIDTDEGFADCGYCDRRFILIGGIADKG is encoded by the coding sequence ATGAGCAACGCAGCCCCCGCCCCCGAAACGATCCGCACGCCCAAGACCCGTATCGCCTGCGACGGGACCGGCGACGGACTGGCCGACGCCGCGCTCGGCCACCCGCGCGTGTGGCTCGAGATCGATACCGACGAAGGCTTTGCCGACTGCGGCTATTGCGACCGCCGCTTCATCCTCATCGGCGGGATCGCCGATAAAGGCTAG